Within Pseudomonas tructae, the genomic segment TACCTGGTGTGGGCCGGCGAAGCCAGCTGGGCCACATTCTGGCTGGACTTCGCCGTACCGACCCTGGTCGGCAACATCATTGGCGGCAGCTTTATTTTCGCCCTGATCAGCCACGCGCAGGTGCGCAGCGACAGTGGCAAACCACCCTCTGCCGATCAGCAAAAATCGCCGTCGACAAGCAGCAAAACCTAAGGTTCTCGCGCCGCCAGCACCCGTTCGCCGCCCTTGCGCAGTTCGCGCTGGGGCTTGGACTGCCACCAGGCTGGCCCGCTATGGGGCTGCTCGATGCTGACCCGTTCGCCAATCTGCGGTGTGCTCAATTGCACCTGGGCTGCGTTGGCCAAGGCCAGGATGCGGTCGAGAGGTTCATGCCAGCTGTGGCTGGACAGGTCAAAGGTTGCGTTATGGATCGGCAACATCCAGCGCCCGCGCAGGTCCAGGTGCGCCTGCAGACTCTGCTCGGGCTGCATGTGCACATCGGGCCAGTTGACGTTGTAGGCGCCGGTTTCGATCAGGGTCAGGTCGAAGGGGCCGTACTGCTTGCCGATGGCCTTGAAGCCGTCGAAGTAACCGGTGTCGCCACTGAAAAACACCTTCAGTTGCTCATCGATGATCACCCAGGACGCCCACAGGGTACTGTTGCTGTCGAACAGACCGCGCCCGGAAAAATGCTGCGCGGGGGTTGCGACTAAACGCACGCCTTCGACGCTGGTTTCCTGCCACCAGTCCAGCTGCCGGACCTTGGCCGCCGGCACACCCCAGCCAATCAGGATGTCCCCCACGCCCAACGGCGTGATGAAGTGCTCGGCGCGCTCTGCCAGTTGGCGGATGGCCTGCTCGTCGAGGTGATCAAAATGGTCGTGAGACAAGATCACCGCGGTGAGTGGCGGTAATTCGTCAAGCTTCAGTGGCGGCGGATGAAAACGCCGCGGGCCGGCCCATTGCACGGGCGAGGCGCGTTCAGCGAACACCGGGTCGGTAATGAAGAAGCGCTCGCGCAGTTTCAACAGTACCGTGGAATGCCCCAGGCGCCAGACGCTGTGGTCCGGCGCCTCGAGCAACTGCAGGCGGCTCAGGGGTTGCACGGCGATGCTGACACTGGGACGGGTGTCGGCAGGCTTTTTCAGAAACAGGTACTTCAAGCCGATGCGCAGTTTTTTCAACATGCCGTCCTGCGGCAACTGCGCCTGGTTGTGGTAACGCCCATCCTGGCGTTGCGCCGGTTCACCGGCCTGTGGGGTCAGCGGTGCCATGAGCAGAAACACTCCAAGGATGAAGGTAAGTTTCATGTTACCCCACAGTGATTGGATCAACCGTGAAATGGCTTGTAAGGCCATTTTTCAATAGCCTGCGATTGTTCAACAATATTGGCAGAATTTATGCGATAAACGGCGCCCCCGGAACAGACCAGCATCCATGATGGAAAAAAGAAGCGGCAAGGGACTTTCATTTGTCAGGAGGATCTACCTGCCGCGCATCATCGGCCTGGGGATCGGCATGCTCAGCGTCATGGCAGGGATCGCCAACCTTGCCCTACCCTCCTGGGTTTGGGGCCTGCTGCTGTTCAACGGCCTGGTCTGGCCGCACCTGGCCTATCAACTGGCCCTGCGCGCCAACGTCCCCTATCACGGCGAGTACCGCAACCTGCAACTGGACTCGCTGATGGGCGGGTTCTGGACCGCTACCCTGCAATTCAACCCGCTACCGAGCGTGACCATCCTGGCAATGATGGCCATGAACAACTTCGCCGCCGGTGGTCAGCGCCTGTTTTTCAAAGGCCTGTTGATCCAGGGCCTGGGCATGCTGCTGTCGATTGCCTTGTTCGGCCCCGGGCTGCAACTGCACGCCACCACCCTGCAGGTTTATGCCTGCCTGCCGATGCTGACCCTTTACCCCATGGCCGTCGGCTGGGTGTGCTACAGCCTGGCAATGAAGCTGGCCGAACATAAACGTCGCCTGAGCGCACTGAGCCGCACCGACAGCCTGACTGGCCTGCTCAACCACGGCTCATGGAAAGACCTGCTGCAGCTCAAGTTCCAGATTTGCCAGCAACAACGGCGCGACGCGGTGATCGCGATCATCGACATCGATCACTTCAAGACCATCAACGACACCTATGGCCACGTGGTCGGCGATTGTGTCCTGCATCAGTTGAGCAATGAACTCAAGCGCACCCTGGGCGAGGACGATCTGGCCGGGCGCTACGGCGGCGACGAGTTCTGTGTGATCCTGCCGGACACCCGCCTGGACAGCGCAAGGCAAAGCATGGAGCGACTGCGCGAGCGGGTCGGCAGCTACCGCAACCCGCAGTTGCCGGACCTGCGCATCAGCCTGAGTATTGGCCTGGCCAGTTGCAACGATGCCCTGCCCGACCCGGAAGCCTGGCTCAATGAAGCCGACAAAGCGCTGTACCGCGCCAAGAAAGCCGGGCGTAACCAGGTCAATTTCGCCCATTGCGACCTCACCACGCTGAAGCTGGCCTATCCTGAGTGAACCTTCGTCCGTGCGGCATGGCCGCCGGATGCAGCTCAACAAGGATCAGCCCGCGCATGGACAGGATTGCCGACGCTCCGCCAACCAGCCAACGCCCGAGCCTGCAGACGGGCAAGCTCATCAAAGCCATCGCCGCGCTGTTCGCCTTGGCCTGCCTGATTGCTCTGGGAGCGTTGATCAACATCGCGACCATACTCAATACCAACGAGCGGGATAAAAGCAGCTTT encodes:
- a CDS encoding MBL fold metallo-hydrolase, which translates into the protein MKLTFILGVFLLMAPLTPQAGEPAQRQDGRYHNQAQLPQDGMLKKLRIGLKYLFLKKPADTRPSVSIAVQPLSRLQLLEAPDHSVWRLGHSTVLLKLRERFFITDPVFAERASPVQWAGPRRFHPPPLKLDELPPLTAVILSHDHFDHLDEQAIRQLAERAEHFITPLGVGDILIGWGVPAAKVRQLDWWQETSVEGVRLVATPAQHFSGRGLFDSNSTLWASWVIIDEQLKVFFSGDTGYFDGFKAIGKQYGPFDLTLIETGAYNVNWPDVHMQPEQSLQAHLDLRGRWMLPIHNATFDLSSHSWHEPLDRILALANAAQVQLSTPQIGERVSIEQPHSGPAWWQSKPQRELRKGGERVLAAREP
- a CDS encoding diguanylate cyclase, producing MEKRSGKGLSFVRRIYLPRIIGLGIGMLSVMAGIANLALPSWVWGLLLFNGLVWPHLAYQLALRANVPYHGEYRNLQLDSLMGGFWTATLQFNPLPSVTILAMMAMNNFAAGGQRLFFKGLLIQGLGMLLSIALFGPGLQLHATTLQVYACLPMLTLYPMAVGWVCYSLAMKLAEHKRRLSALSRTDSLTGLLNHGSWKDLLQLKFQICQQQRRDAVIAIIDIDHFKTINDTYGHVVGDCVLHQLSNELKRTLGEDDLAGRYGGDEFCVILPDTRLDSARQSMERLRERVGSYRNPQLPDLRISLSIGLASCNDALPDPEAWLNEADKALYRAKKAGRNQVNFAHCDLTTLKLAYPE